A stretch of the Aegilops tauschii subsp. strangulata cultivar AL8/78 chromosome 4, Aet v6.0, whole genome shotgun sequence genome encodes the following:
- the LOC141021694 gene encoding uncharacterized protein, translated as MARTLMCVPPRTQPAERWLGRRILVMSLLTHNPTSTVEQGVALATIQSFAVRREEATAGAPKRMRSRRVALDLPEEIVVWEIFVRLPAKEILRCRAVCRSWRGLTSAADFIVAHHRRQPSLPLVVLNGTPTTEDGLSISKHSRPVLGFHDYIGFQLHASCDGLLLLTTSSDGRFSICNPATRQCASLPGLPNSSVINIAALYLRCPSREYRVLYWELGHQATYYILMVGRRGSPRCIGVPSDTPAIEKAMLATRTIYPTNLAPPIKFRSCLHWDHAWVHHDAGIVVFNTVTESFRFMRRPAGATSFCTCLSDMEDSIGFSCFDDGRTVARIWVLRAYGTSQIQNMWFCPMRQMC; from the coding sequence ATGGCTCGGACATTGATGTGCGTCCCGCCGCGGACACAGCCGGCAGAGCGGTGGCTCGGCCGGCGGATACTTGTCATGTCTCTCCTAACCCACAACCCTACATCCACCGTCGAGCAGGGAGTAGCCCTAGCCACCATACAAAGCTTTGCGGTCCGGCGTGAGGAGGCGACGGCAGGAGCACCCAAGCGGATGCGCAGCCGCCGTGTAGCCCTCGACCTGCCGGAGGAGATCGTGGTGTGGGAAATATTTGTCCGCCTTCCAGCCAAGGAGATCCTCCGTTGCCGCGCGGTGTGCCGCTCCTGGCGCGGCCTCACCTCCGCCGCTGATTTCATCGTCGCCCATCACCGGCGCCAGCCGTCGCTACCCCTCGTCGTGCTCAACGGCACGCCCACTACAGAGGACGGCTTATCAATCTCCAAGCACAGCCGGCCTGTCCTCGGGTTCCATGACTACATTGGCTTCCAGTTGCACGCATCCTGtgacggcctcctcctcctcaccaccTCCTCCGATGGCCGCTTCAGCATCTGTAACCCGGCCACACGTCAGTGCGCTTCACTCCCAGGCCTCCCCAACAGCAGTGTCATCAACATCGCCGCACTGTACCTGCGCTGCCCGTCCCGCGAGTACCGCGTCTTGTACTGGGAACTGGGACACCAAGCTACCTACTATATCTTGATGGTGGGCCGGAGGGGCTCGCCGAGGTGCATTGGAGTTCCTTCAGATACCCCTGCCATCGAGAAAGCTATGTTGGCCACACGCACAATTTATCCTACTAATTTGGCCCCACCCATCAAGTTTCGTAGCTGCCTTCATTGGGATCATGCCTGGGTTCACCATGATGCTGGCATAGTCGTTTTCAATACGGTGACTGAGTCATTCAGGTTCATGCGTCGTCCGGCTGGTGCTACCAGCTTCTGCACTTGTTTGAGCGACATGGAAGATTCGATTGGTTTCAGCTGCTTTGACGATGGGAGGACAGTTGCCAGAATCTGGGTGTTAAGAGCTTATGGAACCTCGCAGATACAAAACATGTGGTTTTGTCCCATGAGGCAGATGTGTTAG